In Arachis hypogaea cultivar Tifrunner chromosome 17, arahy.Tifrunner.gnm2.J5K5, whole genome shotgun sequence, a single window of DNA contains:
- the LOC112766611 gene encoding anthranilate N-methyltransferase, whose translation MGFVASSDFDVKLEKQEEDGFLIAKMACSVVVPMAVRTTIELGVFDIMAKAGEGAKLSAKDIVDHIGANNPEAASMLDRLLRLLASHSLLRCSVVEHPENPNNLHQRLYSLAPCSKCFVSDADGVSLGPSLLLSLDKVFYESWNELKGAILEGGTPFNRAHGMHVFEYAKVDARFNKVFNKAMHNSSTVLMKRILDVYKGFDHINKLVDVGGGVGAIIKLITSKHPYIHGINFDLPHVIECASAYDDGVEHVGGDMFESVPNGDAIFMKWILHDWGNEDCLKILKNCYKAIPNDGKVIVMDTILPTVPEDTSSAKNAFRNDVIMMTQMPGGFERTQQDFMNLANGSGFSGIKFVCCVSSFWVMEFYK comes from the exons ATGGGTTTTGTTGCATCAAGCGATTTCGATGTGAAACTTGAGAAACAAGAAGAAGATGGCTTCTTGATTGCAAAAATGGCATGTTCAGTTGTGGTTCCAATGGCTGTGAGGACCACAATTGAGCTTGGTGTATTTGACATCATGGCCAAAGCAGGCGAAGGTGCAAAGCTTTCAGCAAAAGACATTGTGGACCACATTGGAGCCAACAACCCTGAAGCAGCATCAATGTTGGATCGTCTTCTTAGGCTTCTTGCAAGTCACTCATTACTGCGTTGTTCGGTTGTTGAACATCCAGAAAACCCTAATAACTTGCATCAGAGGCTGTATAGCCTCGCACCTTGTTCCAAATGTTTTGTGAGTGATGCTGATGGTGTGTCTTTGGGACCCTCATTGTTGCTGTCTCTTGATAAAGTCTTCTACGAAAGCTG GAATGAATTGAAAGGAGCTATCCTTGAAGGAGGAACACCATTTAATAGGGCTCATGGCATGCATGTCTTCGAGTATGCAAAGGTTGATGCTAGGTTCAACAAGGTTTTCAATAAAGCAATGCACAACTCCTCCACTGTATTAATGAAGAGGATTCTTGATGTCTATAAAGGCTTTGACCACATCAATAAACTAGTGgatgttggtggtggtgttggggCAATTATCAAATTGATCACTTCCAAACACCCTTATATCCATGGTATCAATTTTGATTTGCCTCATGTCATAGAATGTGCCTCAGCCTATGATGATG GTGTGGAGCATGTGGGAGGAGATATGTTTGAGAGTGTTCCAAATGGAGATGCCATTTTCATGAAG TGGATACTTCATGATTGGGGCAATGAAGATTGCTTGAAGATATTAAAGAATTGTTACAAGGCTATTCCCAACGATGGAAAGGTGATTGTGATGGACACAATTCTTCCTACTGTTCCTGAGGACACATCTTCTGCCAAGAACGCTTTTAGAAATGATGTTATCATGATGACTCAAATGCCCGGAGGATTTGAGAGAACCCAACAAGATTTCATGAACTTGGCAAATGGATCTGGATTTAGTGGCATAAAATTTGTGTGTTGTGTCTCTAGCTTCTGGGTCATGGAGTTCTACAAGTAA